Proteins from a genomic interval of Pseudomonas asplenii:
- a CDS encoding membrane-targeted effector domain-containing toxin has protein sequence MSPKAPIRPGMPGAGSADTPTIRPTELSPALPPRLPGTGQPLLPGIPAAHLSADTPPPSVPTTGAAALAISSITSTVANRLAPGRALSAYARPAPRGLPPPDSDGLRIAQQRRFVNLEDGRIVMVRYDESVRAYCAQAREEHLPSGPALYRLAGTDIWKENPVASALRSYQLPARPAVTPQPGRSPTVDGRHPDEAAHDLILQQIRTRLLADAENFFKQHRLPARPPVPELPADVGERTLIEILYRHGQGVVIGERYTDSGSKLFLISNMATLAENGVMTLYVERLRTDVDQVHLDDFHHSGNLSAALDSHLRTLDGDYADAPAGPHSYRSLIISARAHGIRVQALDCAASDSRRGPDAQMFTRATALNYHADRVIQADQVGGRKGKWLALVNLYHASGYAPKSTPGLIRLRGVIGLEIKNAMSGPAIRVMTVAKPDIKDPMRLVSPDLKLTVKVPWLESLEIPLPYRKVLQERIRNPEEIARRTHFKLGERAHDEAAITDFLDREEHLGNTSEKFFSGADGRRHAQPYIPEVPADSTPARVFEMLYENNQGVVLAAEQGSLTARKLLLENLPALATLNVRKLYVQNLLTDLDQPFIDGFQATGNLPERFQQALASEDLRQSFGLANEYSLQRLLLSAREHGIVIQALDTAASYRKQRQKHNVPAFNYVAHKIIASDQQQHGAHKWLALVLNVNAGPVRGIPGLAQLQGAAALRTVAIGPQAAARVSPDPGYVERVYGRNEYVRADLVLEVNTDSGPMPRASQDPRSCLGWLEVEPSFLIERQGDHFILVQRIYRTGQDHYRETVIEVQDGKYSIAPGTPLSNGVQYASIADLVWGLKGEGKVQVAEIPGVIPIPAVPRLDTHPQLNRPGMFIIDESANGPVLINRSRDRSLSVTPIRRTPSGKLYIQHRRWGYDDTQLFASREDLSRELARRTGLVPYSVPTDL, from the coding sequence ATGTCCCCGAAAGCACCCATTCGCCCAGGCATGCCTGGCGCGGGATCAGCCGATACACCGACAATCAGGCCAACCGAGCTCAGCCCGGCACTCCCTCCCCGCCTTCCCGGTACAGGCCAGCCGCTACTGCCCGGCATCCCTGCCGCCCACCTGTCGGCCGACACGCCGCCGCCCAGCGTGCCGACGACTGGAGCGGCAGCGCTGGCGATCAGCAGTATCACCAGCACCGTGGCCAACCGCCTGGCACCAGGCCGCGCCTTGAGCGCTTACGCCAGGCCGGCGCCGAGAGGCCTGCCACCCCCCGACAGCGACGGCTTGCGCATCGCCCAGCAGCGTCGGTTCGTCAATCTCGAGGATGGCCGGATCGTCATGGTCCGCTACGACGAGAGCGTACGCGCCTACTGCGCCCAGGCCAGGGAGGAACACCTGCCTTCGGGCCCGGCCTTGTACCGGCTCGCAGGCACGGATATCTGGAAAGAAAACCCTGTAGCCAGCGCCTTGCGCTCCTATCAACTGCCAGCGCGGCCCGCCGTCACGCCGCAACCGGGCAGAAGCCCCACAGTGGATGGCCGGCACCCCGACGAGGCCGCCCACGACCTGATACTCCAGCAAATCCGCACGCGATTGCTGGCCGACGCCGAGAACTTCTTCAAGCAGCACCGGCTGCCCGCTCGCCCGCCCGTGCCCGAGCTGCCCGCCGATGTCGGCGAGCGGACGCTGATCGAAATCCTCTACCGACACGGCCAAGGCGTGGTCATCGGCGAAAGATATACCGACTCTGGCAGCAAGCTGTTCCTGATCAGCAATATGGCGACACTCGCGGAAAACGGCGTCATGACGCTCTATGTGGAGCGCCTGAGAACCGACGTCGACCAGGTTCACCTGGATGACTTCCACCACAGCGGAAATCTGAGCGCCGCGCTGGACAGTCACCTGCGCACACTCGATGGCGATTACGCGGATGCGCCAGCGGGGCCTCACAGCTACCGTAGCCTGATCATCAGCGCACGCGCCCACGGTATTCGGGTGCAGGCCCTCGATTGCGCCGCCAGCGACTCCCGGCGCGGACCCGATGCGCAAATGTTCACTCGGGCAACGGCACTGAACTACCACGCCGACCGGGTCATCCAGGCCGATCAGGTGGGTGGACGCAAGGGTAAGTGGCTGGCCCTGGTCAATCTGTATCACGCCAGTGGCTACGCGCCGAAAAGCACCCCCGGACTGATCCGCCTGCGGGGCGTGATCGGGCTGGAGATCAAGAACGCCATGAGCGGACCGGCAATACGCGTGATGACGGTGGCGAAACCGGACATCAAGGATCCCATGCGCCTCGTCAGCCCTGACCTCAAATTGACCGTGAAGGTCCCCTGGCTAGAGTCGCTTGAAATCCCCCTGCCCTACCGCAAGGTGCTGCAGGAGCGTATTCGAAACCCGGAAGAGATTGCGCGCAGGACCCACTTCAAACTGGGTGAACGGGCGCACGACGAGGCTGCCATCACTGACTTTCTCGATCGCGAAGAACACCTGGGAAATACCAGCGAGAAGTTTTTTTCAGGGGCCGACGGCAGACGCCATGCCCAGCCGTACATCCCCGAAGTGCCCGCTGACAGCACGCCTGCACGAGTGTTTGAAATGCTCTATGAAAACAATCAGGGCGTGGTATTGGCCGCTGAGCAGGGCTCGCTGACCGCTCGCAAACTGCTGCTCGAAAACCTGCCGGCATTGGCGACGCTCAACGTCAGGAAACTCTATGTGCAAAACCTGCTGACGGATCTCGACCAGCCGTTCATTGACGGTTTCCAGGCAACGGGCAACCTGCCCGAGCGTTTTCAACAGGCCCTGGCCTCCGAGGATCTACGGCAGTCATTTGGTCTGGCCAATGAATATTCCCTGCAGCGCCTGCTGCTGAGCGCCCGTGAGCATGGCATCGTCATCCAGGCCCTCGACACGGCCGCCAGCTACAGGAAACAGCGGCAGAAGCACAATGTGCCAGCCTTCAACTACGTCGCCCACAAGATCATCGCCAGCGATCAACAACAGCACGGGGCACACAAATGGCTGGCCCTGGTGTTGAACGTCAACGCCGGCCCTGTCAGGGGTATACCCGGCCTGGCGCAACTGCAAGGCGCCGCGGCCCTGCGAACGGTCGCCATCGGGCCGCAAGCTGCGGCGCGGGTAAGCCCCGATCCGGGTTACGTGGAACGTGTCTATGGGCGCAATGAGTATGTCCGTGCGGATCTGGTGCTGGAGGTCAACACCGACTCCGGGCCCATGCCACGGGCCTCGCAGGATCCCAGGAGTTGCCTGGGCTGGCTGGAGGTTGAGCCAAGTTTCCTGATTGAACGACAGGGCGACCACTTCATACTGGTGCAGAGAATCTATCGCACGGGGCAAGATCACTACCGCGAGACCGTGATCGAAGTACAGGATGGCAAATATTCCATCGCCCCCGGCACCCCGCTGTCCAACGGTGTGCAATACGCCAGCATCGCGGATCTGGTCTGGGGGCTCAAGGGCGAGGGCAAGGTACAGGTTGCCGAGATTCCCGGCGTGATTCCGATCCCCGCCGTGCCCAGGCTCGACACCCATCCGCAGCTCAATCGGCCAGGGATGTTCATCATCGATGAGTCGGCGAACGGTCCGGTGCTGATCAACCGCTCAAGGGACCGCTCGTTGAGCGTGACGCCGATCCGGCGTACTCCGTCCGGCAAGCTGTACATTCAGCACAGACGTTGGGGTTACGACGACACCCAGCTGTTTGCCAGCCGGGAGGATCTCAGCCGCGAGCTGGCCCGGCGAACGGGCCTGGTGCCCTACAGCGTGCCCACGGACCTCTGA
- a CDS encoding metal ABC transporter permease, translated as MSYEAFRLLIQGWAADGLLPAALAYGFVINALLAGLLIGPVLGGLGTLVVVKRFAFFSESVGHAALTGVAIGILLGEPYTGPYGSLFGYCLLFGVLLNYLRNRTGLAPDTLIGVFLSVSLALGASLLLVLAGKINVHILENVLFGSVLTVNGNDLLVLLVVGALVLGLSLPLYNRIMLASFNPQLAAVRGVAVKTLDYLFVVLVTLITVAAVKVIGAILVGALLVIPAAAARLLSQSLKGFFWISVAIATVSTLSGILLPILFDLPVPSGAAIILMAGTAFALAAIARGTVPSLKGNIG; from the coding sequence ATGAGTTATGAAGCCTTTCGTCTGCTGATCCAGGGCTGGGCCGCCGACGGTTTGCTGCCAGCGGCGCTGGCCTACGGGTTCGTGATCAACGCACTGCTTGCCGGCCTGCTGATCGGTCCGGTACTGGGCGGTCTCGGTACCCTGGTGGTGGTCAAGCGCTTTGCGTTCTTTTCCGAATCGGTGGGCCACGCAGCATTGACAGGTGTGGCCATCGGCATCCTGCTCGGCGAGCCCTACACCGGCCCCTATGGCAGCCTGTTCGGCTACTGCCTGCTGTTCGGCGTGCTGCTCAACTACCTGCGCAACCGCACCGGGCTGGCCCCCGACACCTTGATAGGGGTGTTCCTCTCGGTGTCCCTGGCCCTCGGCGCCAGCCTGCTGCTGGTGCTGGCCGGCAAGATCAACGTGCACATTCTGGAAAACGTGCTGTTCGGTTCGGTGCTGACGGTCAACGGCAACGACCTGCTGGTATTGCTGGTGGTCGGTGCGCTGGTGCTGGGCCTGAGCCTGCCGCTGTACAACCGCATCATGCTCGCCAGCTTCAACCCGCAACTGGCCGCCGTGCGCGGGGTCGCGGTGAAAACCCTCGACTACCTGTTCGTGGTGCTGGTGACGCTGATCACCGTGGCTGCGGTGAAGGTCATTGGCGCTATCCTGGTCGGCGCCCTGCTGGTGATTCCGGCGGCCGCCGCACGCCTGCTCAGCCAGTCGCTCAAGGGCTTCTTCTGGATATCCGTGGCGATCGCCACCGTCAGCACCCTGAGCGGCATCCTGCTGCCGATCCTGTTCGACCTGCCCGTGCCGTCCGGTGCGGCGATCATTCTGATGGCCGGTACTGCCTTCGCCCTGGCAGCGATTGCCCGTGGCACCGTGCCCAGCCTCAAAGGGAATATTGGATAA
- a CDS encoding MbtH family protein translates to MTSVFDRDDIVFQVVVNHEEQYSIWPDYKAIPNGWRTVGKSGFKKECLEYIEEVWTDMRPLSLRQKMDAQTLAG, encoded by the coding sequence ATGACTTCAGTATTCGACCGCGACGACATCGTCTTTCAGGTAGTGGTCAACCACGAGGAACAATATTCCATCTGGCCGGACTACAAGGCGATCCCCAACGGCTGGCGCACCGTCGGCAAGAGCGGTTTCAAGAAAGAGTGCCTGGAATACATCGAAGAGGTCTGGACCGACATGCGTCCCTTGAGCCTGCGCCAGAAAATGGATGCCCAGACCCTGGCCGGTTGA
- a CDS encoding DUF6162 family protein: MSTSTTQIVRPAGAGHETLYVLLFCLIVLLVAGSVVALHGEKQDVAAVAAHQLDARRDLTPGEQGIYADLRVTLDEIRLLQQEQQALPTPEQLAEEGFAPFARDASSVSRGGHAWQGLAQHAYLGLSQATTTAGSFLMRVGSDPKTEPDIWLNRRANLAVPSDLDDSALIAEGWQQVVAQFDAGVTRQHRH; encoded by the coding sequence ATGAGCACCTCCACCACCCAGATCGTACGCCCGGCTGGCGCCGGCCATGAAACCCTCTATGTGCTGCTGTTCTGCCTGATCGTGCTGCTGGTCGCCGGTTCCGTGGTGGCGCTGCACGGCGAGAAACAGGACGTCGCTGCGGTCGCGGCCCATCAACTGGACGCCCGCCGCGACCTGACGCCTGGCGAACAGGGCATCTACGCCGACCTGCGGGTCACCCTCGACGAGATCCGCCTGCTGCAACAGGAACAGCAGGCGCTGCCCACTCCCGAGCAACTCGCCGAGGAAGGTTTCGCCCCCTTTGCCCGGGACGCCAGTTCGGTCAGTCGCGGCGGCCATGCCTGGCAAGGACTGGCGCAGCACGCCTATCTCGGCTTGAGCCAGGCCACGACGACCGCCGGTTCGTTCCTGATGCGAGTCGGCAGCGACCCGAAGACCGAGCCGGATATCTGGCTCAATCGCCGCGCCAACCTGGCCGTCCCCAGCGATCTGGACGACAGCGCCCTGATCGCGGAAGGCTGGCAACAGGTCGTCGCGCAATTCGACGCCGGCGTGACCCGCCAGCATCGGCACTGA
- a CDS encoding PepSY-associated TM helix domain-containing protein produces MSKKSRSKIWFLVHSWLALPIWFFVLIVCVTGTLAVVSQEIVWLANPEIRANKPSGDAPLLSYDQVLAAIKQHEPELIVQLIQRPDESHFALLADISYPDGRSVTVYVNPYTGVIQGISPQFNFKNFTRALHGWWLVPFTDGYSWGWYLVSLLGIPMLASLVTGLVVYKRFWKGFFKPTLRFNHGARIFWGDFHRLSGIWSIWFIAVISITGIWFLIQAILADNQISIATRPIPAIISHDSAPLMPDGRPAPMLPADEALRIAREQVPGLDASFISLPGNAFSPFEVGGRSWYPLMYQTLELNPYTGKIEKSRLLSDRTGLEFVTESMRPLHTGDFGGLWIKLIWFFFGLVLSMMVLSGLLIWSKRTALATVNALKRTTRAERTAPTPPPTKPRAVLGAETPEGSL; encoded by the coding sequence ATGTCCAAGAAGTCCCGTTCGAAAATCTGGTTCCTGGTTCATAGTTGGCTGGCGCTACCGATCTGGTTCTTTGTGCTGATCGTCTGCGTAACCGGCACCCTGGCGGTGGTCAGCCAGGAGATCGTCTGGCTGGCCAACCCGGAAATCCGCGCCAACAAGCCTTCGGGTGACGCCCCGCTGCTGAGCTATGACCAGGTGCTGGCGGCCATCAAGCAGCATGAACCCGAGCTGATCGTGCAGTTGATCCAGCGCCCGGACGAAAGCCATTTCGCCCTGCTGGCCGATATCAGTTATCCAGACGGTCGTTCGGTCACGGTCTACGTCAATCCCTACACCGGCGTCATCCAGGGCATCAGCCCGCAGTTCAACTTCAAGAACTTCACCCGTGCCCTGCACGGCTGGTGGCTGGTGCCGTTCACCGATGGCTACAGTTGGGGCTGGTACCTGGTATCGCTGCTGGGCATCCCCATGCTCGCGTCCCTGGTCACCGGGTTGGTGGTGTACAAGCGCTTCTGGAAAGGCTTCTTCAAACCCACCTTGCGCTTCAACCACGGCGCTCGAATATTCTGGGGCGACTTCCATCGCCTGAGCGGCATCTGGTCGATCTGGTTCATCGCCGTGATCTCCATCACCGGCATCTGGTTCCTGATCCAGGCGATCCTCGCCGACAACCAGATCAGCATTGCTACCCGGCCCATCCCGGCGATCATCTCCCACGACAGCGCCCCCCTGATGCCGGACGGCCGACCGGCACCGATGCTCCCTGCCGACGAGGCCCTGCGCATCGCCAGGGAACAGGTCCCCGGACTCGACGCCAGCTTCATCAGCCTGCCCGGCAATGCCTTCAGCCCATTCGAGGTCGGCGGTCGCAGTTGGTACCCGCTGATGTACCAGACCCTGGAACTGAACCCTTACACAGGCAAGATCGAAAAGTCCCGCCTGCTTTCCGATCGCACCGGCCTGGAGTTCGTCACCGAGTCGATGCGCCCGTTGCATACCGGCGACTTCGGTGGCCTGTGGATCAAGTTGATCTGGTTTTTCTTTGGCCTGGTGCTGAGCATGATGGTCCTCAGCGGCCTGCTGATCTGGAGCAAGCGCACCGCCCTGGCCACCGTCAATGCCCTGAAGCGCACGACCAGGGCTGAACGCACCGCCCCTACCCCTCCCCCTACCAAGCCCCGCGCCGTCCTGGGCGCCGAGACCCCGGAGGGTAGCCTGTGA
- a CDS encoding metal ABC transporter solute-binding protein, Zn/Mn family, with protein sequence MPNLRPLALVLLLSGLYSSASLSGQAQMPITANHGLGTLALHASTENKPVLILASLPVTYGLGEILLKNSGVQLQRAADANLPGSRQSAYFSGRGAPALQKLANDADAVIGLRSLWPDDPLYIMARRSNVRIVEVDAARPVDGALPGIAVQPGQGTDGLNSQPWLSSNNLGRMADVTAADLVRLAPAAKPKIESNLAALKQRLLKLSADSETRLAKADNLSVLSLSERFNYLVGGLNLDLVQVDARSDEQWTPEALAKLGETLKTADVKLVLDHRQPPEAVKAAIAQAGSTLLVLDNEGSDPVTGLENSVKQVLATLAPL encoded by the coding sequence ATGCCGAACCTTCGCCCTCTCGCCCTCGTCCTGCTGCTGAGCGGCCTGTACAGCAGTGCATCGTTATCCGGCCAGGCGCAGATGCCGATCACGGCCAATCACGGCCTGGGGACTCTCGCGTTGCACGCCAGCACCGAGAACAAGCCGGTGCTTATTCTGGCCAGCCTGCCGGTCACCTACGGCCTGGGCGAAATCCTGCTCAAGAACAGCGGCGTGCAACTGCAACGCGCCGCCGACGCCAATCTGCCCGGCAGCCGCCAGAGCGCCTACTTCAGCGGTCGAGGCGCGCCGGCCCTGCAGAAGTTGGCGAACGATGCCGACGCGGTGATCGGCCTGCGCTCGCTGTGGCCCGACGATCCGCTCTACATCATGGCCCGGCGCAGCAATGTGCGTATCGTCGAAGTCGACGCCGCGCGCCCGGTGGACGGAGCCCTGCCAGGCATCGCGGTGCAACCGGGCCAGGGCACCGATGGCCTGAACAGCCAGCCATGGCTGTCGAGCAACAACCTCGGGCGCATGGCCGATGTGACCGCCGCCGACCTGGTACGCCTGGCGCCCGCAGCCAAGCCGAAGATCGAGAGCAACCTGGCGGCCCTCAAGCAGCGCCTGCTCAAGCTCAGCGCCGACAGCGAGACGCGCCTGGCCAAGGCCGACAACCTCAGCGTGTTGAGCCTGTCCGAGCGCTTCAACTACCTGGTCGGCGGGCTCAACCTCGACCTGGTCCAGGTCGATGCGCGCAGCGATGAACAGTGGACGCCCGAGGCCCTGGCGAAGCTCGGCGAAACCCTCAAGACTGCCGATGTGAAGCTGGTGCTCGACCATCGCCAGCCGCCGGAAGCGGTGAAGGCGGCAATCGCCCAGGCCGGCAGCACCCTGCTGGTGCTCGACAACGAAGGCAGCGACCCCGTGACCGGGCTGGAGAACTCGGTCAAACAGGTGCTGGCGACGCTGGCACCGTTATAA
- a CDS encoding metal ABC transporter substrate-binding protein, translating into MSISALFSRRRLLLALLLSPLLLTAQAHADTAKRLRIGITLHPYYSYVANIVGDKADVVPLIPAGFNPHAYEPRAEDIKRIGTLDVIVLNGVGHDDFADRMIEASEKPQIALIEANENVPLLAATGIAARGAGKVVNPHTFLSISASIAQVNNIARELGKLDPDNARLYTTNARAYGKRLRQIRADALARLTQAPNADLRVATVHAAYDYLLREFGLEVTAVVEPAHGIEPSPSQLKKTIDQLRELDVKVIFSELDFPSTYVETIQRESGVKLYPLSHISYGDYTADKYEKEMTNNLNTVVRAIQEAGA; encoded by the coding sequence ATGTCCATTTCAGCCCTGTTCAGCCGCCGTCGCCTGCTCCTGGCCCTGTTGCTCTCGCCGCTCCTGCTGACCGCCCAGGCCCACGCCGACACGGCCAAGCGCCTGCGTATCGGCATCACCCTGCACCCCTACTACAGCTACGTGGCCAATATCGTCGGCGACAAGGCCGACGTGGTGCCATTGATCCCGGCCGGTTTCAATCCCCATGCCTATGAGCCACGGGCCGAGGACATCAAGCGCATCGGCACGCTGGACGTGATCGTGCTCAACGGCGTCGGCCATGACGACTTCGCCGACCGCATGATCGAGGCCAGTGAAAAACCACAGATTGCGCTGATCGAAGCCAACGAGAACGTGCCGCTGCTGGCCGCCACCGGAATCGCCGCCCGCGGCGCCGGCAAGGTGGTCAACCCGCACACCTTCCTGTCCATCAGCGCGTCCATCGCCCAGGTCAACAACATCGCCCGCGAACTGGGCAAGCTCGACCCGGACAATGCCAGGCTCTACACCACCAACGCCCGCGCCTATGGCAAGCGCCTGCGGCAGATACGCGCCGATGCCCTGGCCCGGCTGACCCAGGCACCCAACGCCGACCTGCGCGTGGCCACGGTGCATGCGGCGTATGACTACCTGCTGCGCGAGTTTGGCCTGGAGGTTACCGCCGTGGTCGAGCCGGCTCATGGGATCGAACCAAGCCCGAGCCAGTTGAAAAAGACCATCGACCAACTGCGCGAGCTGGATGTGAAGGTGATCTTCTCGGAACTGGACTTCCCGTCGACCTATGTCGAAACCATCCAGCGTGAGTCCGGGGTGAAGCTCTACCCGCTGTCGCACATTTCCTATGGCGACTACACCGCCGACAAGTACGAGAAGGAAATGACCAATAACCTCAATACGGTGGTGCGGGCGATTCAGGAGGCCGGAGCATGA
- a CDS encoding thiamine pyrophosphate-binding protein: MSKTAVAPTTSALGRFWHKWRFHLNILLVLIPLGYMPRYFSDAALFRGDTGLGQHVNELQAGPWSLQLAELWDEAPRRDGPAGYFKSFNASLCAACVSQVKATYLRIGKPRSLRAAGVIFFGTPYRMGAVVPIPENNGTDAELWVTLEGWDGSVHQASIPLSQASPLTVAWLKKRGARP, translated from the coding sequence GTGAGCAAGACAGCCGTGGCACCCACCACTTCTGCCCTGGGCCGTTTCTGGCATAAATGGCGCTTCCACCTGAACATCCTGTTGGTGCTGATACCGCTGGGCTATATGCCACGGTATTTTTCCGATGCGGCACTGTTCCGTGGCGATACCGGCCTGGGCCAGCATGTCAACGAACTGCAGGCCGGGCCCTGGAGCCTGCAGTTGGCTGAACTGTGGGACGAGGCGCCGCGACGCGACGGCCCCGCGGGCTATTTCAAGAGTTTCAACGCCAGCCTGTGCGCCGCCTGCGTCAGCCAGGTCAAGGCCACTTACCTGCGCATCGGCAAGCCTCGCAGCCTGCGGGCCGCCGGCGTGATTTTCTTCGGCACGCCCTATCGCATGGGCGCCGTGGTCCCGATTCCGGAAAACAACGGTACCGATGCCGAGCTCTGGGTCACCCTGGAAGGCTGGGACGGCTCGGTGCACCAGGCCTCCATTCCCCTGAGCCAGGCCTCGCCGCTGACCGTCGCCTGGCTGAAAAAACGAGGTGCCCGCCCATGA
- a CDS encoding TauD/TfdA family dioxygenase, with protein MNNALSLDIRPLLTGSGTLPMLIQAPEPGLDLREAFAECKVLIDQHLYRAGGVLMRGFDVGGAEAFREFAAAFGHPLLNYEFGSTPRSNVTQGVYTSTEYPAHQSIPLHNEQAYTLEWPMKIWFYSMIAAQTGGETPICDSREVYRRVPAKIRERFISKGLMYVRNYGNGLDVDWSQVFNTEDEAVVEAYCRAHAIECEWKEDGELRTRQRCQVVAHHPVTREMVWFNQAHLFHVSNLQPEIRETLLDVVDEEDLPRNVYYGDGSAIEVDLLDEVRGVLDECTISFPWQENDVLMLDNMLAAHARSPFTGKRKVVVAMAEGYSQPVV; from the coding sequence ATGAACAATGCGTTGAGTTTGGATATCCGGCCGCTGCTGACCGGTTCGGGCACCTTGCCCATGCTGATCCAGGCGCCTGAACCCGGGCTTGATCTGCGCGAGGCGTTTGCCGAGTGCAAGGTGTTGATCGATCAACACCTGTACCGGGCTGGCGGCGTCCTGATGCGCGGTTTCGATGTCGGTGGTGCCGAAGCCTTTCGCGAATTCGCTGCGGCTTTTGGTCACCCGCTGCTCAACTACGAGTTCGGTTCGACCCCGCGCAGCAACGTGACCCAGGGGGTATACACCTCCACCGAATACCCGGCGCACCAGAGCATTCCACTGCACAACGAGCAGGCCTATACCCTCGAATGGCCGATGAAAATCTGGTTCTACAGCATGATTGCCGCGCAGACCGGTGGTGAAACGCCGATCTGCGACAGTCGGGAAGTCTATCGGCGGGTCCCGGCGAAGATTCGCGAGCGTTTTATCAGCAAGGGGCTGATGTACGTGCGCAACTACGGTAACGGCCTGGACGTGGACTGGAGCCAGGTGTTCAACACCGAGGACGAGGCGGTGGTCGAGGCCTACTGCCGGGCCCATGCCATCGAATGCGAGTGGAAGGAGGATGGCGAGCTGCGCACCCGCCAGCGTTGTCAGGTGGTGGCGCATCATCCGGTGACCCGGGAAATGGTCTGGTTCAACCAGGCGCACCTGTTCCACGTTTCCAATCTGCAGCCCGAGATACGCGAGACCCTGCTCGATGTGGTGGACGAGGAGGACCTGCCGCGCAACGTCTACTACGGTGACGGTTCGGCCATCGAGGTCGACCTGCTCGATGAGGTGCGCGGGGTGCTGGATGAATGCACCATCAGTTTCCCCTGGCAGGAAAACGATGTGCTGATGCTCGACAACATGCTCGCCGCCCATGCCCGTTCGCCGTTCACCGGCAAACGCAAGGTGGTGGTGGCGATGGCCGAAGGTTATTCGCAGCCCGTCGTCTGA
- a CDS encoding metal ABC transporter ATP-binding protein: protein MTAAESIDRVAIGPTLQFDAISLTLGRTTILDNVGFQVRPGHVHALVGPNGGGKSSLIKTLLGQMPHQGRLSLQWPGPPGVIGYVPQALEFDRGLPMTVDDFMAAMCQRRPAFLGLSRHFAGAIGEALERVGMQDKRKRRMGALSGGERQRVLLAQGLIPPPQLLVLDEPMSALDEAGIQVFERLLGDWRRAGITVLWIEHDLEAVKRLADRVTGLNRRILFDASPAEALTPERLLTLFSTHPRGEGNRA, encoded by the coding sequence ATGACCGCCGCCGAGAGCATCGACCGGGTTGCCATCGGGCCGACCCTGCAGTTCGACGCGATCAGCCTGACCCTGGGTCGCACCACCATTCTCGACAATGTCGGTTTCCAGGTCCGCCCCGGCCATGTGCATGCGCTGGTCGGCCCCAACGGCGGCGGCAAGAGTTCGCTGATCAAGACCCTGCTCGGGCAGATGCCGCACCAGGGTCGCCTGAGCCTGCAATGGCCGGGCCCGCCCGGGGTCATCGGCTATGTCCCGCAGGCCCTGGAATTCGATCGCGGCCTGCCGATGACCGTCGACGATTTCATGGCCGCCATGTGCCAACGCCGTCCGGCGTTCCTCGGCCTGTCCCGGCATTTCGCCGGGGCGATCGGCGAAGCGCTGGAACGGGTCGGCATGCAGGACAAGCGCAAGCGGCGCATGGGCGCCCTGTCCGGCGGCGAACGCCAACGGGTGCTGCTGGCCCAGGGTTTGATCCCGCCACCACAACTGCTGGTGCTCGACGAACCGATGTCGGCGCTGGACGAGGCCGGCATCCAGGTGTTCGAACGCCTGCTCGGCGATTGGCGCCGCGCCGGCATCACCGTGCTGTGGATCGAACACGACCTGGAAGCGGTCAAGCGCCTGGCCGACCGGGTCACCGGTCTCAACCGACGAATCCTGTTCGATGCCTCCCCTGCCGAGGCACTGACCCCGGAGCGCCTGCTGACGCTGTTCTCCACCCACCCACGCGGCGAGGGCAACCGAGCATGA